Within Actinosynnema pretiosum, the genomic segment GGCACGACCACGGCTGACCGGCCGCGCTGACGGACCACCCCCCGTTACCTTTTTCGTAGCTCCTGCTCAGGGAGTTGTGGTCGCCGGGTCCGGTATGACTGACGCCCCCAGTCGAAGGCATGATCCGGGGGGTGGTGTCACCGGACCCGGTGGCATCGCCGGACCGCTGATAGGGACACGGCCGCCCGCCGGGCAGGTCTCGTCGTAACGTGGGTGCCGGCCTGCGATGCCCACCCCGCGGCCACCCGCGACGAACGAACGGCACGACCGATGACCAGTGGTTTCGGAGTGTTCCTCGGCCTGGACGTGGGCAAGGGCGAACACCATGCCGTCGGCCTGGACCCCGCCGGGAAGCGGCTGCACGACGGGCCGCTGCCCAACAGCGAGCCGCGGCTGCGGGCTTTGTTCGACAAGCTCGCCGCGCACGGGCCGTTGCTGGTGGTGGTCGACCAGCCCGCCACGATCGGCGCGTTGCCGGTCGCGGTGGCCCGCGCCGCCAGTCACACGGTGGCCTACCTGCCCGGCCTGGCCATGCGTCGCATCGCCGACCTCTACCCAGGTCGGGCGAAGACCGACGCCCGCGACGCCTTCGTCATCGCCGACGCCGCCCGCAGCCTGCCGCACACCCTGCGGCCGGTCGACGTCGACGACGACGCCCTGGCGGAGCTGGACGTGCTGGTCGGGTTCGACGACGACCTGGCCGGCGAGGCCACCCGGATCGCCAACCGCATCCGCGGCCTGCTCACCGGCGTCCATCCCGCCCTCGAACGCGCCATCGGGCCCAGGATCAGCCATCCGGCGGTGCTGGAGATCCTGTCCCGCTGCGGCGGTCCCACCGGCATCGCCAAGGCCGGCCGCCGCAAGCTCACCGCGATCGCCACCGCCCACGCGCCCCGCCTGGGCGACGGACTCGTCACCGCGATCCTGGCCGCGCTGGACGAGCAGACCGTCGTCGTCCCCGGCACCACCGCCGCCGACACGGTGCTGCCCCGGCTGGCCGACAGCCTGAAAACCGTTCTGCTGCAACGCAAGCAGGTCGCCGCCGAGGTCGAAGGGATACTCGATGCGCACCCTCTTGCCGGGGTCCTGACCTCGATGCCCGGCATCGGGATCAGGACCGCCGCCCGCATCCTGCTCGAAATCGGCGACGCCACGGGCTTCAAGACCTCCGGCCACCTGGCCGCCTACGCCGGCATCGCCCCGGTCACCCGCAGCTCGGGCTCCTCCATCAAGGGCGAACACCCGACCCGCACCGGCAACCGCAAACTCAAACGGGCGTTCTTCCTCGCCGCGTTCGCCGCCCTCTCCGATCCGACCAGCAGAGCCTACTACCAGCGCAAACGCGACCAAGGGAAGAAGCACAACGCCGCGCTGATCTGCCTGGCCCGGCGCCGCTGCGACGTCCTGTTCGCCATGCTCCGCACCAAGACCCACTACCGGCACCCCGAGACAGCTCCCGCCCCGGTTGCGGCTTGACAACTTCATAGGGACACCCCCCCGCGTGCGCGGGGAAGACGACCGCGCCGCCCGCCCAGCACCCCCACCCGCCTAGCGCCCCTGCTCCCCCCGGATCTCGTTCAGGTAGTTGTAAATCGTGTACCGCGTAACCCCCAGCACCCCCGCCAGGTAGTCCACCGAGTCCCGGATCAGGAACAGCCCGGCCTCGTCCAGCACCCGCACGACCTCGGACTTGTGCGCCTTCTTCATCAGCCCCACCGGCACCCCGACCGCCTCCACGGCCCGCTCCACCAGCAGCTTCTGCAAGGTGTCCACGTCACCGGGGAACGCCTCCACCGCGTGCCCGCCCTGCCCGCCGCCCCCACCCGCGCCGGGGTCCGTGTTCACGCACAGGCACCCCACCGCGACCCCGCGCTCGTCGCGCAGGAACACCGTGGACGAGCGGATCAGCCGCC encodes:
- a CDS encoding IS110 family RNA-guided transposase, translating into MTSGFGVFLGLDVGKGEHHAVGLDPAGKRLHDGPLPNSEPRLRALFDKLAAHGPLLVVVDQPATIGALPVAVARAASHTVAYLPGLAMRRIADLYPGRAKTDARDAFVIADAARSLPHTLRPVDVDDDALAELDVLVGFDDDLAGEATRIANRIRGLLTGVHPALERAIGPRISHPAVLEILSRCGGPTGIAKAGRRKLTAIATAHAPRLGDGLVTAILAALDEQTVVVPGTTAADTVLPRLADSLKTVLLQRKQVAAEVEGILDAHPLAGVLTSMPGIGIRTAARILLEIGDATGFKTSGHLAAYAGIAPVTRSSGSSIKGEHPTRTGNRKLKRAFFLAAFAALSDPTSRAYYQRKRDQGKKHNAALICLARRRCDVLFAMLRTKTHYRHPETAPAPVAA